The nucleotide sequence CTTTGCACAGTCGCCTGCTTCCTTATCCCAGCCACACAGAGTAAGGGCCACACACACTTCAGTACCTTTAAAGGGATGCAGCATGAAGGACAGGAGCTTGGCTGTGCCACGTATCGAAAGGCGACGTCTGTGCCGCAGCTGGTAGAGTCTGATCTCTCTAGTCAGGATTCGTTCCCACAGCATGCAGTCTGCACCGCTACCAGAGGAAGTGACAACTAAATGGGAGTGAATGGGGGTAATCTTATGAACAGCGGGACAGGCAACAAGCCCTCCAGCGCTGGCACGTGTATCCGCAGCTGCTATTACCCCGCCTTGGAAGATGAAACCCAGGGTGGTTGTCCCATGAGACAAAGGGAAGGGCCTGCGAACAGTCGTGGAGTGGTTAGGAAGGCAGAAAGAGGCAGAGTTTGCTGAAGGTGGCGTGAAAAAGTCAAGTGGAATCGcactatttttttctgatgtcCTCAGTCCTCTCCACCTGAGGTTGAAATAGTCCATCATATAAAGAGATGTGTCCGTATCCTCCAAAGATGAAAAAGGAAACCACTTGTGATGCCTGTCTTTGAAGCGACAAATATCCTCCAAAGCCATAACAGTGTAGATGCAGATGTGATTAGATTCCCCAATCCCAAAATCAGAACCTCTTTTCGGTTGAAAGCCAGATAAAAAGTATTCCTCAAATACAGATTAAACCGGAGTCCATCCAGTGAAAGCTGATCAAACACAGTCATAAACCCCTCAAATCCTGGTTTGCACTGGGGAACGCTGCCACCAACTTTTACTATCTCACCTGACTCGTACTCTGAGGTTTTACCCTTTTATAGCTCTTGCAGATATGACAGCTTGCACAAAtaagcacatgcacacacaggccTATTTCCAAAAGCATTTGTGCTTGTAGTGAGATTTTAGCCTACATGCTGTGAATTTGATATCAACAGAAGCCACATTCTGCAAACTTCACATGCTGAGTGACATCTTGGGAGTTGTTAGAAAGTTAAACCcttcacatcattttcagtttgttgctcAGGGATTAAGACATCAACAGCAGGATTTTAATATCTAACATGCCTGCTTTCCATACTGTAGCAGCATCTAAAACGAGAGAGATGCAAATATAATCATAtatcatatatatgtgtgtgtgtgtgtgtgtgttatatttattcattttcagcaGATAAATACATCAGCCAAGTACCTTCACAACATAaaaggaatttggtttcagtTGTTGGTGTGACCCTAGGAATaagaaaagagaataataaaaataaagaaactatagaaagaagaacagggaaaaaatagtagtaataaaactaaatatagcacaatatatacagatatttagaagctagaaaggaatataaaaacacagtagtgcaaaatgatcATTGCTACatgatacagtgcaaaaagcagagactgCTGCtcttagtgcaaaaagtactgTACATATCCAATGAAATACTgtctattgtacaggtgtggaggAATGACTCAGCTGAAAACATTTACATATCGAGACAAAACTTTGAAATCATGAACACATCAACTGTCAACGATTTACAAGTATCGCGGTAATTTACGAGATGTACAACTGACATACTGCTGTGGCCATTTTGGCTCTATAACACCTTACTAAGTAGTGATCGTTGCACGTCGATGCGGAGCCAAGATGGCGTCAGTTTCCTCGAAAGACATAGCAACGAGACGGGTTTCCAGTCAATTCATTCAGTCGGCAAAAATCATGGCGTCGGCCAGTACGGGGAGCAGGGTGTCCTGCGGGAGAGATCTGAATTGTGTGCCGGAGATAGCGGACACGTTAGCTGCGGTCGCCAAACTTGGGTGAGGAGACGATGTATCCTGcacgttatttttttaaaagatcaaaTGTGCTTTAGGGAAGGACTCAGCGTTGCTAGCACAATGACAGTGCGTGATGGTTGCTAAGCTAGCCGGTGAATTATAAGCACGTGCACATCACAACGATGCTCGACACCAGTGAAGTGATCGTTAAAGTCACTCAGGATGTTCCAGTTAGTGAGCTGTCTGGAGGATAATTTAGAAAACGAGGTTGTGTTTTGCCTCAAGTTGTAAATATTAACGTtcacgtgtttttttttctcctctgaggTCCAGGTTTGACTTCCTGTGTATGCCCCTGTTCCACCCGAGGTTTCGCAGGGAGTTTGAGTTGGAGCCCGCTAAAACCCGAGCCGGTGCCCAGACCCGGTCagacctgctgctctgtggaaGAGGTCAGTGCTTCTACCATCTTATCTCTTCTGTGTCAGGTGGCAGTAGCCAGTAGTTTAATATATGCTTCCTCCAGAAACTGTACCCCTGGAAATAGGCCCTCGCCAGATGTGCTCACATCTTGTACTTCAGCATAAGCACCAATGCCACAGTGTAGTAATGCTGTGttacataaataaatctgtgCTCAACAATTCAAATGTTTGCCAGTAATTAGTGTTAATAAGGTTAAATGGGATCACAATTACACATCAAATGAAATGTTGTACCTCCACatcagaaaatgtaaagaagTAATGAAGttactgttggtttatttaaagCATTATAATAtacttgaaaatgattaaaaaatagcaaaatagaATTTTAATACAAAATATCACATTATGTTTTAGAGTACTGGGAGAGTctggacaaaaacagacaagatgTCTGACACcaaatttgaaattaaaaaattcCCTCATGTGAACGAACAATCTGTTGTGTAATTACAGACGTGCAAAAATCAAAATCCtattttaaaagacaacagTTATATGACTTAATTCAAATGTCATAAGTCTTTTATCACACTTTGTTAGCAAATTATGGGACCACTATAATACATGGCAAGAGATGCTAATGAGTTGATTCTTTTTCCTAATTATCCATTATGCTCTGTTTAGACTGGAATACTCTTATTGTTGGGAAGCTTTCTCCATGGATCGACGCAGATTCAGAAATCGAGACAGAACGCAGAAACTCAGAGGCTGTAAGTTCTTCACTTTGGGAAAtgtctttgacatttttgaagGTTCTTTAATTTTGTGGCATGAGTAAACATATCTTGTCCCGTCTGTATGGTTATGTCTCattctttttcctgtttctcttcAGGCTTTAGCGCAGGAGCTAAACTTCTCAGCCTACTTGGGTCTACCTGTGTTCATGCTCCCCCTGAAAGGCCCCCATAATGCCAATCTTGCCCGACTGCTGCTCAACCACATCCACACTGGACACCACACTTCAAATGTAAGACACGCAGCACTGGGGAAACTCAGCATGCAAGCTTATGGATCGCTTTTAGATTGCAAAGAAAGTGAGGCGAATGCCTGAAGTTGTCACTTAACGCTGTTCTCCTCCGTGTTGATTAGTTCTGGATACGTGTCCCTCTGATGGCGTCTGAGGACATGCGGGAAGACCTGATTGAGAACGAAACGGCCACTTGTATTGATGACACAAGCGTTGATGAGAAGACTTGGAGCTGGTTAGTTTCTTGCCAGTCCACTTCCTGAGCAGCTGACTGCTGTCTGCAGGCTGAAACTGTTGCCATCGATTTCCTTTATAACCATGACTCATCTTGTTTACTTACCTCTTCTTTTCTAGGTGGCACTCCTTTAGAACTCTGTGTGATTACAACAAGAGGATCTGTCTCGGTGAGAGAGCACACTGTGAAGCAGCAACCGGAGGCAAAGTCAGTGCACTGAGAGATAATTATAGTTCTGTCAGCTGCTGAAATTGTACTTTATTTTGTGTTCCTGAAGCTATTGAAGTTGGAGCAGACATGCCCTCGGACGCTGTGATTGATAAATGGCTCGGGGAACCGATCAAAGCAGCCATACTTCCCACCAGCATCTTCCTAACTAATAAGAAGGGCTTCCCTGTTTTGTCAAAAGCCCACCAGAGAATAATCTTCCGTCTTTTCAAGGTATTAAATAATAATTGCAAGTTTTTTAGTTCAACTGATATTAATCATCAGCAAAACAGTTCTTTTAATACAAACAATCGCTCCTTTCAGCTGGAGGCTCAGTTCATCTTCACAGGCACCAGTCGGCACACCGAAAAGGACTTCCGATCCTACTTGCAGTACCTGGAATACCTCAGCCAGAACCGACCTGCTCCCAATGCCTACGAGCTCTTTGCCAAGGGCTACGAAGATTACCTGCAGTCCCCTCTACAGGTGATTAAGTGCTCAGTTGTGCTcacattttttaaccttttgatGATGAATACTTGAGGGTGTTTTTTCCCGTTCTTTTTTCAAATAGCCCCTCATGGACAACTTGGAATCTCAGACATATGAAGTATTTGAGAAGGATCCTATTAAATATTCACAGTACCAACAGGTATGACCATCAAACACGGCTGCACCCTATTAAACACTTTTAGTAAACTGAGAACAGTGAAACATCTGCTGCCCAGGCAGAGAGGACTTTGTCTATCCAGTAGTCACACAAGTACAGTGGTTGCATTAACTGTGTTTCCACTGCAAGAACTTTCCCCATGGATTAGGAACCTTTAGAAGAAGGCAGTGAATTTCCACAGCAGGGAGCAGGGTCTAAATTAAGTTTTGGGAAAATTATATTTATTCTGCCAAAAAAAGTTCAGAAACTTCAGGGTAGGAATTGCAGTACTGAACTTTTCTGATTGAGTAATCACAAAATTTTCTTTCAGCTAGGCCAACTCAGTAAGCTCACGGTTGATCCAATATAGATTGTAACTTACTTTAAGTGTGGCATTTTGAATACACTTTGCTACTACTCCTTATGTCTTACCAAGCATTGATACAGTCACCCCATTTTCAATGCAGGAAATCAAAATCAACACAACTTCAATCTCTTTCATGTCTACTGTTGTTACAGTATCACTTGTCCTTGTCTTTTTCATATGTTAGAGAACTAACTTCCTTTAATCTTTGCAGATCTGGAGACCGCAGTGAAAAAGGCAATTAGCTAGAGATCTGAAGCAATCTTTCAGTTAATTTATAAAAGTTCTTAGGACTAAAGGTTCCACGTACTTTAGGTGGAAATGCATATATAGTCCTAATTGTTAACCAGGAGTCAAAATTCCCACTGTCGGGACATGGTCATTCAAGTCACTGAAGACTTAAGATCATATTATACCTACTTAGATCTTCAAGTTGCAGGATAGACTAAATTTGTACAGACTGTGTACTTTTTAATAGAACATCCACTGGTTTGACAGCAAACTCGAGGCAACAAACATACGTGGTAATATAGCTATTTACTTCTTATCTTTTCTTGCAGTGAGCTTTAGAATAAGTATACAGACAGCACGGATTTTTCACTTGTGTTGCTCTTCCACAACACTGATGTCTATTTTTGTATGGATTCAGTTTTAAAGGTGTAAATGGTCTGTAAGAGTGTGATGCAAAATATATCGacacaagttttgtttttgtgtacaggCTGTATATAAATGTCTGCTAGACAGAGTTCCAGAGGAGCAGAAAGACACTAACGTTCAGTAAGTATCTGTACCTAAATTGTTGTGTAGAGCATCACAAATAAGGGTTGGAATTGGATATTGCATCATACCTTAATACAGCATTTTGCAACCATCAATTTCTTGCCTTTATGCTCTTGCACATGTTAACAGGATCACATACTTTTGAAGTAGCAGCATTGTCTAAAATGTTTCGTCTTTGCCGCAGAGTGTTGATGGTGTTGGGAGCCGGTAGGGGTCCGCTGGTCAATGCATCTCTGCGTGCTGCCAGACAAGCAGACAGGAAGCTGAGGGTTTATGCTGTAGAGAAAAATCCCAATGCTGTAATCACGTGAGTAGAATCCTTTCATTTCAATGTGCATACCTATTATGGAGAAGTGCAGGCATCAAATTTTAATATATGTCATTAGAAATTTCGCCATCTGAATGTGTCTGGATGAGTCATCTCTCAGGGTTTTTTAATGAAAGCTGAGGTGGAGCTACTTGATGTGTCCTTGATGTGAACAAATAATTCCATTTCATTTCACCGCTCCCTACGGGGCACTGATGGAACccatgaataaaaaaattaaacagccCTTTCAAAGAGACGTTTGCCTGTGGTCGGATTTGCATTTAACCACCGACGCTcacaaaatgtagtaaaattgGGTGTGCAAGACCTTCCCAAAGTTACATGGCTGCACTTTTGTAACCAATTCCAGAGTatataaacattacatttaattgtACATCATTTCGTGGAGTGGAATGAAATGAAGCCTGAAACTTTGAGTGCTTATGTTGCCGATGCATGTTGTTCAGACTCGAGAACTGGCGCTTCGAGGAGTGGGGTGATCAGGTGACGGTGGTGTCCTGTGACATGCGTGAATGGGCAGCACCAGAGAAAGCAGACATCATTGTCAGCGAGCTCCTTGGATCGTTTGGTGACAATGAACTCTCCCCAGAGTGCTTAGACGGAGCGCAGCACTTTCTCAAAGGTacttcaagttttaaaaaaagaattaagTACACATATAGACACTGTAGCTGCAAAGTCACTGAAGACAAAGTTCAGTGTTTGTATGGTATTAGCTACACCGAGCAATGTGAAAAGCATTTGTTATCCTCCATTACCTTCCATGCTTCCCTGCATCTCAAATCacttcttctttcctcttttcctccttttttcatctcatttcaccCTCAGATGATGGAGTGAGCATCCCTTGCTCCTACACGTCCTTCCTGGCTCCTCTGTCGTCCTCCAAGCTCTACAACGAAGTACGAGGGTGCCGGGAACGTGACAAGGACCCAGAGTGCCATTTTGAGACTCCTTACGTAGTGCGCCTCCATAACTTCCACCAGTTGGCTGAACCCAAACCATGCTTCACCTTCACACACCCCACAAAAGgtagaaaacacacaacattaaCACGGTTCACCAGTAAACCTGTATGCAATACGCTTCAACATGACGCTACCTTTTCCATCTTCTTTTAGACATGAACAATAATCGGTATCAGTGCCTCAGATTCTCAGTGGGTTGTAACTCAGTGCTCCATGGCTTCGCTGGCTACTTTGAGACCACACTGTACAAAGATGTCACACTCAGTAAGTCAGACAAATAAGCAGGAAGTTGTGTTGTGCAAAGATTACggtgtaaatgttcatatttaaacgctgtgtgtgtttgctgcaggtATAAAACCAGACACACATTCACCTGGAATGTTCTCCTGGTTCCCCATCCTCTTCCCCCTCAAGGTAAGATGCACAGTCAGTACTCAGAAAAATGTCtcagtttttaaatctgcagatTAATGATTATTCCCTCTTTTCGATAGCAACCCATCTCCATAACCCGGGATGATGACGTCACGGTGCGATTCTGGCGCTGCAACAACGGGAAGAAGGTTTGGTATGAATGGGCAGTTACTGAGCCCTCCTGCTCCGCCATCCACAACCCCGCCGGTCGCTCCTACACCATCGGCCTGTGAAGACACATCAACACACTCGCCAACAGAAATTCACTCACACGTTTCTGTACAACTCTGAATTAAAGTGGGGGTGCTCTGACACTTTTTATATACACACTTACAACCTGGACTTATTGTTTGAGCCTGTACACTCACTGTGGTTTGGAGGTAGGCAGTTTTAAAGCAGCAAGTGAAAACCTGATTGGATACACCAAATTTTTTTACACTTGTGTTTCTGATAAGTCTGTTTCAGCAGACATGGACTATCACATATACACAAAGTGTACTGTTGCTGTGAGATTGGCTCTTTCAGATTAGGTCAAACAACTTCCCACTGGTTCgtcatgctttattttttaaatgtcttttgtcCCTACTGTTTTGAACAGGTGTTGCAGACATACACactcaatccaactggacttttgCCTTATCAAATACACATTCCATACTCAAACTTTCATAGTGGTGAAACACCTTTTTCCTAAACACAAGTGGAAGGTTCCACTCTTCAGGTCACATACCAGGTCGTTTGGAAGGTGTCTCTTCATACcctttattttgtttctgtatgtttgaaccatgtcaataaaaacaacactgtaaTATTCTCCATATGCTGTGCTTTGTACATATTTATAGAATGACTGTTGAtggtttatttaaattaaatggcAGAGTAAGCTGTGAGGAGGTGAATAGTCCAGCAGGTGTCACCCTGAGAAGATCGGCTGGACCTTGAGTGAATCAAATGCTACTGTAAATACTAATAGAGGCATAATTTGAAGGTTTAATGCtgggttttattttggtttgaGTAGAAATTTAATGTTTCAAGCCAGGGTGCTAGGCTCTCAAAGACCAGATGTTTCACTCTGCCTCAGTACAACTGTTAAAATCTCTTTAACTCTTGGATGCAATAACAACTCAGCTGACTGCAATCCCCCTCCTCAATCAGCTATAACTTTACTACCTCATATCCATCAATTCTGTACCATAATTCTGTGTCTTTCATGAACATTGCCACAACTATGGGTCTCAACGTGTAGGTGTATAAACACTCCCTTTGTGGTCTATATGCTTGTATATATCATATAAGCTGAATTTCCTAAGATAGACAAACAGTTGGGGTCAAAACAGGATGTAAACGTTGCTTAAGCAAATCCAACTTGAAAAATGGCCATGGTAAAGAAATCATAAGGACTGTCAGATTGCTAGTTTTGCAATGACACCAATACTGTATATTGAAGCTATCCAGACGGCATACCCATCTTTAAAGTTGAGAtaatgaagaaaaggaaaacttctaattaaaattacagtaattacCTGAATCAAACAGTACAGATAAATTGAATAAAGTGCAAgcaaatttataaaataattatgGCAATcgaatttatttttatagcataGAATAATTACAATAGTGGCAGCTAAAAAAGACGAGACAACAATGACAATGAAAGCTATTCcattcttttttgtattttcataaatgttcaGCAATATCCAAAAGTGCAACATCAATtacactactgtgtttatagcgaCCTTAATACGTAAAATAAGCTATCCTAACAGCAATAACCCACAGTACTGTTTTCATAGGTTACATTTGCACATACTATTTATTTGTtatagttttgtattttatgttttcacatttcttactgtactttttaaaaCGAGATTCCATTGACTCAAATTTTGTAGCCATTTAAACTAGTTTCAATCGTCAATTTCGCTTTTTAAAGGAGTGTGTGAGGATACGCTGCAGATATGTTCTGTATGTTTTCTGAATGAACGTAGTGCTGTCGGAGCCTCACTACAGGGGGCGGGGCTTGAGCCGTGCTGACAGTTTGCTGGGCCCTGATTGGCTGATGATAACCAGCTTTTCTATTTATCGGGGCTGTCAAGTCTTCTGTTATCATCAGTGGCAGCCGGCGGACTCACGGAAGACGTGAAGTCCGTCACCGAACACGGAGCTTTCAGGTGTTCAGGTTACCACGGCTGCTGTAAAGGTGGGTTAacactttgtttaaaaaaagaaaaaagctttaTCAAAAGGTTACACTTCGAAAACAAAGAGCTTCGGGTCACTGCTGATGAGCTAACTGCAAATTCCGACACTGTTGTTATTAATAACCGGTAAAAACTGGGATTAGCTCCGCCGACAGACGTTAAACCAGTGAATTTGAACTTCACTAGCTTACTTGTCCCATTTAAGTCTACGTACTCGtctttctttgtggtcactttactacaagaaaaaaatgcagatacaGAAGCCGTTTACCGTGTTGCAGCGTGAATTATTAATGCCGGTATCTAATCTTAGCTAAAGTAGCCAACTGCCAAGATGGAAACCATTGCTATCAGCGTTTTTAACCGTCCGGAGGAAAGTGGTGGAAAAACTGCTCAGCAGAACAACTCAGTACTGTACATGTATATTTGTTTTGGTAAGTTTAATAAGAAGCTTCTGCCCCCTGTCTCCTGACCGCAACAGAGGGGGTCACACTGGGCAGGGCCTCAGGATGACCGGGGGTCCGAGGAAgcggagctgcagcagcagcggcggggTCGGGGGCGGTGAGCCGGAGCCCGCAGACACTGAGCCGTGTGTGGGGAAAGATGCAGGAGGAAGCTCCGGGGTGGCTCTGAAAAAACAGATCGGTCTAGTCAGCGCCTGTGGCATTATAGTAGGTAAGTCAATCCAGGAAGTGTGCCCTgcattcagctgcactgaatgaaaatacaacatattAACCCTCAGACAGTCAGTGAGGGTAAGCGTACTAAGTCaaagctacactgtaaaaaaaagaaaatacaaccTGACTCGGTAAAAGTGGTGTATATATTGGCAAATACACTGcgaaaagcaatgaaaaaaaattagaactgtaaaattatgcaaaaaatatataaacatgatGAAATactatattatttttttaaaaaactgtgacatatatatatatatatatatatatatatatatatatatatatatatatatatataaaatcaaaataatggcaaatattgaaataatcatgtttttgttgatttaaatgcaataatacaaaaaataattctGGTCATACACTATAAAAGAACATTAGAACTATTTAATTGACTGTTCGtacaaatatagattttttcaTGCCGGCATTTTGTGCactatttattttgtaattgtagaaacagaaattaagactttttttgCGATTTTGCAAAATCTTATTTATAATTTAGCAGGACAATTCTGTTAAGAAAAATAGAGGTCAGaattaaaaactgctaaaaaaaaaacagcttttctttaaCGGTGTGGTAGGTCAAAGCCATTTAAAGatcagacattttatttatcACTAGTATGTAATGCTATCATGCATTCATCTTAATTAGTATTTGTTGGGCTTAAACAATGGGCCAAGGCTCGGTTAGTCAGGCTGAGTTTactaaagggaaaaaaagtggtaacaaaaaaaataataagttgGTTTCACTAGGAATTCAATAACTTTATGAACCTTAGTAAAATAATTCACTACCTTTAGCATATAGGTCATTATTTTCTGCACTGAAGTGTTGGCCTGCAGTAGCCTTCTTGCAGAGGTGGCAAACCAGGCGAAGGTTCGCTTTGACAGGTGAATATTTGACATGACTTATTCTAAGGTAACGCGATCAAACATCCAGCTGAGGGTTCAGCATTAAATATTGAAATCTCTCTGAAAATATGTCCTTGGGTCCTTTCTGCCATGAATCTTCAGTGTGCTCCCAGCATCCTACATCTTGCACATGCTCTTTCATCATCGCTTCCATGTTACCCAGGAAATGACTGCCTGCCATGAAACTGACTGTGCAAcatgcagagagaaaaaagaaaaatcaataaaaagtaATCCAGCTAATGGGAGTTCACCAGTGTTGACACTGCAGTTTCCATCACTACCACAAGTGTGGCTGTAGTGTGGTCTCTGCACCACTGAGAAGGAGTGATTCTCTTATCTATCTAAGGTGTAACATGATGTGTaaattttaatgaataaattagTCAAACTCATTAATTCTGTAACATCTTGCTCCAGCTACTCAAAGGAAAATTCATATTATAGACCTCTAGGAAACCACGTCAATTGGAAAAGCAGGCCCCATTTGTTCAGCTCAAACATACGCTGGGTGGGCATATAC is from Amphiprion ocellaris isolate individual 3 ecotype Okinawa chromosome 10, ASM2253959v1, whole genome shotgun sequence and encodes:
- the prmt5 gene encoding protein arginine N-methyltransferase 5 isoform X2, which produces MASVSSKDIATRRVSSQFIQSAKIMASASTGSRVSCGRDLNCVPEIADTLAAVAKLGFDFLCMPLFHPRFRREFELEPAKTRAGAQTRSDLLLCGRDWNTLIVGKLSPWIDADSEIETERRNSEAALAQELNFSAYLGLPVFMLPLKGPHNANLARLLLNHIHTGHHTSNFWIRVPLMASEDMREDLIENETATCIDDTSVDEKTWSWWHSFRTLCDYNKRICLAIEVGADMPSDAVIDKWLGEPIKAAILPTSIFLTNKKGFPVLSKAHQRIIFRLFKLEAQFIFTGTSRHTEKDFRSYLQYLEYLSQNRPAPNAYELFAKGYEDYLQSPLQPLMDNLESQTYEVFEKDPIKYSQYQQAVYKCLLDRVPEEQKDTNVQVLMVLGAGRGPLVNASLRAARQADRKLRVYAVEKNPNAVITLENWRFEEWGDQVTVVSCDMREWAAPEKADIIVSELLGSFGDNELSPECLDGAQHFLKDDGVSIPCSYTSFLAPLSSSKLYNEVRGCRERDKDPECHFETPYVVRLHNFHQLAEPKPCFTFTHPTKDMNNNRYQCLRFSVGCNSVLHGFAGYFETTLYKDVTLSIKPDTHSPGMFSWFPILFPLKQPISITRDDDVTVRFWRCNNGKKVWYEWAVTEPSCSAIHNPAGRSYTIGL
- the prmt5 gene encoding protein arginine N-methyltransferase 5 isoform X1, whose translation is MASVSSKDIATRRVSSQFIQSAKIMASASTGSRVSCGRDLNCVPEIADTLAAVAKLGSRFDFLCMPLFHPRFRREFELEPAKTRAGAQTRSDLLLCGRDWNTLIVGKLSPWIDADSEIETERRNSEAALAQELNFSAYLGLPVFMLPLKGPHNANLARLLLNHIHTGHHTSNFWIRVPLMASEDMREDLIENETATCIDDTSVDEKTWSWWHSFRTLCDYNKRICLAIEVGADMPSDAVIDKWLGEPIKAAILPTSIFLTNKKGFPVLSKAHQRIIFRLFKLEAQFIFTGTSRHTEKDFRSYLQYLEYLSQNRPAPNAYELFAKGYEDYLQSPLQPLMDNLESQTYEVFEKDPIKYSQYQQAVYKCLLDRVPEEQKDTNVQVLMVLGAGRGPLVNASLRAARQADRKLRVYAVEKNPNAVITLENWRFEEWGDQVTVVSCDMREWAAPEKADIIVSELLGSFGDNELSPECLDGAQHFLKDDGVSIPCSYTSFLAPLSSSKLYNEVRGCRERDKDPECHFETPYVVRLHNFHQLAEPKPCFTFTHPTKDMNNNRYQCLRFSVGCNSVLHGFAGYFETTLYKDVTLSIKPDTHSPGMFSWFPILFPLKQPISITRDDDVTVRFWRCNNGKKVWYEWAVTEPSCSAIHNPAGRSYTIGL
- the psmb11a gene encoding proteasome subunit beta type-11a, which codes for MALEDICRFKDRHHKWFPFSSLEDTDTSLYMMDYFNLRWRGLRTSEKNSAIPLDFFTPPSANSASFCLPNHSTTVRRPFPLSHGTTTLGFIFQGGVIAAADTRASAGGLVACPAVHKITPIHSHLVVTSSGSGADCMLWERILTREIRLYQLRHRRRLSIRGTAKLLSFMLHPFKGTEVCVALTLCGWDKEAGDCAKDLEDSYFMSDESSSADVTRITDSTSPKSGPKLIYVCSDGARLQGDIFSVGSGSPYAYGVLDGGLKWSLSKDEAISLAREAVFRATHRDAYSGNNVDLFHITAQGWSQRKREDLKEEYYRDMEKRSKDRRGKIKRE